In a genomic window of Amycolatopsis japonica:
- a CDS encoding Pls/PosA family non-ribosomal peptide synthetase — protein MTLTADSRPIACVADVTVAPSPAPVADRALFWSGLGAGERTLIDILAETAARHPNAGAIDDGETTLSYRKLVEEIDAYGRKLTANGVGVGDRVGVRISSGTAELYVAILAILSVGAAYVPVDADDPEERAELVFGEADVAAVVTDGGAITVLGSPGGVEGSPAPTDDAWIIFTSGSTGKPKGVAVSHASAAAFVDAEAQLFLAEEPIGPGDRVLAGLSVAFDASCEEMWLAWRHGACLVPAPRSLVRTGVDLGPWLVAQGITVVSTVPTLAALWPADALEDVRLLIFGGEACPPELAERVAVEGREVWNTYGPTEATVVACAAQMTGEGPVRIGLPLVGWQLAVVNEAGEPVAMGETGELVIGGVGLARYLDPEKDAEKFAPLPSLGWRRAYRSGDMVRAEAEGLLFLGRLDEQVKLGGRRIELGEVDAALQALPGVQGAAAAVRRTKAGNQVLVGYVVPAEGTKFDHDEAATRLREQLPAALVPLLALIDDLPTRTSGKVDRNALPWPLSTVDAAKSGLSPTESWLAEGWAEILGVSVDNPKADFFTNGGGSLTAAQLIARIRTRHPQVSVSDIYANPKLGALASMLDALSGEKTERRDIAPTPRKAGIIQSLLMIPLMGLVGLRWTTIAATLSNVLSLAGFAWAPTLNWAWIAVAWVVLFSPAGRIAISATGSRLLLRGVRPGSYPRGGSVHLRLWTAEKLAEFSGADSVAGASWMTTYAKALGARIAKDVDLHSPPPVTGMLKLGRGAAVEPEVDLSGHWVDGDLVHIGKIRIGADARIGARSTLFPGARIGKGAEIAAGSTVRGNVPAGQRWAGAPAARASKDALKWPSSRPPRSRFWSSVYGATSVALGLLPAVAALPAVAVLGYAISGAPSLGAALGQALLFTPLATVAYFLTYALLVLVGVRSLSIGMVEGYHPVHGRVAWQVWATERLMGMAREGLFPLYASLFTPVWLRMLGAKVGRNVEASTVLALPKMTQVDSGAFLADDTMVATYELGHGWLHVAPARIGKQAFLGNSGMAAPGRSVPKRGLVGVLSSAPLKAKKGSSYLGMPPLPVRRSVGEADTSRTFTPPLRLKAARALVELCRIVPVMCGVALTVLVAAGIFALASSFGFLVAVLLGGPLLLAAGAVAALTATAMKWLLVGRFRAVDHPLWSSFVWRNELADTFVEALAVPWLIGSLGGTPLLPAWLRTMGVKIGRGVWLETYWLPESDLVSLGDGATINRGCVVQTHLFHDRIMTMSPVTLDEGATLGPHGIVLPGASIGARTTVGPGSLVTRGDAVPADSRWLGNPISAWTK, from the coding sequence ATGACCCTGACCGCCGACTCACGGCCGATCGCTTGCGTCGCGGACGTCACCGTCGCGCCGTCGCCCGCCCCGGTCGCCGACCGCGCCCTGTTCTGGTCCGGTCTCGGCGCGGGCGAGCGCACCCTGATCGACATCCTCGCCGAGACCGCCGCCCGCCACCCCAACGCGGGCGCGATCGACGACGGCGAGACCACGCTGTCCTACCGCAAGCTCGTCGAGGAGATCGACGCCTACGGCCGCAAGCTGACCGCCAATGGCGTCGGCGTCGGCGACCGGGTCGGCGTCCGGATCTCCTCCGGCACCGCTGAGCTCTACGTCGCCATCCTCGCGATCCTGTCCGTCGGCGCCGCCTATGTGCCGGTCGACGCGGACGATCCGGAGGAGCGCGCCGAACTGGTCTTCGGCGAGGCCGACGTCGCCGCGGTCGTCACCGACGGCGGCGCGATCACCGTGCTCGGCTCGCCGGGCGGCGTCGAGGGCTCGCCCGCGCCGACCGACGACGCCTGGATCATCTTCACCTCCGGTTCGACCGGGAAGCCGAAGGGCGTCGCGGTCTCGCACGCCTCGGCCGCCGCCTTCGTCGACGCCGAAGCGCAGCTGTTCCTCGCCGAGGAGCCGATCGGTCCCGGAGACCGCGTGCTCGCCGGGCTGTCCGTCGCGTTCGACGCGTCCTGTGAAGAGATGTGGCTCGCCTGGCGCCACGGCGCCTGTCTGGTCCCGGCGCCGCGTTCCCTCGTGCGCACCGGCGTCGACCTCGGCCCGTGGCTGGTCGCGCAGGGCATCACCGTCGTCTCGACCGTGCCGACGCTGGCCGCGCTGTGGCCCGCCGACGCGCTCGAAGACGTCCGCCTGCTGATCTTCGGCGGCGAAGCGTGCCCGCCGGAGCTGGCCGAACGCGTCGCCGTCGAAGGCCGCGAAGTCTGGAACACCTACGGACCGACCGAGGCCACTGTCGTCGCCTGCGCCGCGCAGATGACCGGCGAAGGCCCGGTCCGTATCGGCCTGCCGCTGGTGGGCTGGCAGCTCGCCGTCGTGAACGAGGCGGGTGAACCGGTCGCGATGGGGGAGACCGGCGAGCTGGTCATCGGCGGCGTCGGCCTCGCCCGCTACTTGGACCCCGAGAAGGACGCCGAGAAGTTCGCGCCGCTGCCTTCGCTGGGCTGGCGCCGCGCGTACCGCAGCGGCGACATGGTCCGCGCGGAGGCCGAGGGCCTGCTGTTCCTCGGGCGCCTCGACGAGCAGGTGAAACTCGGCGGCCGCCGGATCGAACTCGGCGAGGTCGACGCCGCGCTCCAGGCGCTGCCCGGCGTGCAGGGTGCCGCCGCCGCGGTCCGCCGCACCAAGGCGGGCAACCAGGTGCTCGTCGGATACGTCGTGCCCGCGGAGGGGACGAAGTTCGACCACGACGAGGCCGCGACCCGGCTGCGCGAGCAGCTGCCCGCCGCGCTCGTCCCGCTGCTGGCCCTGATCGACGATCTGCCGACGCGCACTTCCGGCAAGGTCGACCGCAACGCGCTTCCCTGGCCGCTGTCCACTGTGGACGCCGCGAAATCCGGTCTGTCGCCGACGGAGAGCTGGCTCGCCGAAGGCTGGGCGGAGATCCTGGGCGTCTCGGTCGACAACCCGAAGGCCGACTTCTTCACCAACGGCGGTGGCAGCCTGACCGCCGCCCAGCTGATCGCGCGGATCCGCACCCGGCACCCGCAGGTGTCGGTGAGCGACATCTACGCCAACCCGAAGCTCGGCGCGCTCGCGTCGATGCTGGACGCGTTGAGCGGCGAGAAGACCGAACGCCGGGACATCGCGCCAACCCCGCGCAAGGCCGGGATCATCCAGTCGCTGCTGATGATCCCGCTGATGGGTCTCGTCGGCCTGCGCTGGACGACGATCGCCGCGACGCTGTCGAACGTGCTTTCGCTGGCCGGGTTCGCCTGGGCGCCGACGCTGAACTGGGCATGGATCGCCGTCGCGTGGGTCGTGCTGTTCAGCCCGGCCGGGCGGATCGCGATCTCCGCGACCGGCTCCCGGCTGCTGCTGCGCGGTGTTCGTCCCGGCAGCTACCCGCGCGGCGGGAGTGTCCACTTACGACTGTGGACCGCCGAGAAACTCGCCGAGTTCAGCGGCGCGGACAGTGTCGCGGGCGCTTCCTGGATGACGACGTACGCCAAGGCCCTCGGCGCGCGGATCGCCAAGGACGTCGACCTGCACTCCCCGCCGCCGGTCACCGGCATGCTGAAGCTCGGCCGGGGTGCCGCCGTCGAACCCGAGGTCGACCTGTCCGGGCACTGGGTGGACGGCGATCTCGTGCACATCGGCAAGATCCGGATCGGCGCCGACGCGCGGATCGGCGCGCGCAGCACGCTGTTCCCCGGCGCGCGGATCGGCAAGGGCGCGGAGATCGCGGCCGGGTCGACCGTCCGCGGCAATGTGCCAGCCGGACAGCGCTGGGCCGGTGCCCCCGCGGCCCGTGCCAGCAAGGACGCGCTGAAGTGGCCGTCGAGCCGCCCGCCGCGCTCGCGGTTCTGGTCTTCGGTCTACGGCGCGACTTCGGTCGCACTGGGGCTTCTGCCCGCCGTCGCCGCCCTGCCCGCCGTCGCGGTGCTGGGCTACGCGATCTCTGGTGCGCCGTCGCTGGGCGCCGCGCTCGGTCAGGCGTTGCTGTTCACGCCGCTCGCGACCGTCGCGTACTTCCTGACGTACGCCCTGCTCGTGCTCGTCGGCGTCCGTTCGCTGAGCATCGGCATGGTCGAGGGCTACCACCCGGTGCACGGCCGAGTCGCGTGGCAGGTCTGGGCGACCGAGCGGCTGATGGGCATGGCGCGTGAAGGGCTGTTCCCCTTGTACGCCAGCCTGTTCACCCCGGTGTGGCTCCGGATGCTCGGCGCGAAGGTCGGCCGCAACGTCGAGGCGTCCACCGTGCTCGCGCTGCCGAAGATGACCCAGGTGGACAGTGGCGCGTTCCTCGCGGACGACACCATGGTCGCCACCTACGAACTCGGCCACGGCTGGCTGCACGTCGCCCCGGCGCGGATCGGCAAGCAGGCGTTCCTCGGCAACTCGGGGATGGCCGCGCCGGGACGTTCGGTGCCGAAACGCGGTCTGGTCGGAGTGCTGTCGTCGGCCCCGCTCAAGGCGAAGAAGGGCTCGTCGTACCTCGGGATGCCGCCGCTGCCGGTCCGCCGGTCGGTCGGCGAGGCGGACACGAGCCGCACCTTCACGCCGCCGCTGCGGCTGAAGGCGGCCCGCGCGCTCGTCGAACTCTGCCGCATCGTGCCGGTGATGTGCGGTGTCGCGCTGACCGTGCTCGTGGCCGCCGGGATCTTCGCGCTGGCGTCGTCGTTCGGCTTCCTGGTCGCGGTGCTGCTCGGCGGGCCGCTGCTGCTCGCGGCCGGCGCCGTCGCCGCGCTGACCGCCACCGCGATGAAGTGGCTGCTGGTCGGCCGGTTCCGCGCGGTCGACCATCCCTTGTGGAGCTCGTTCGTCTGGCGCAACGAGCTCGCCGACACCTTCGTCGAAGCGCTCGCCGTGCCGTGGCTGATCGGTTCGCTCGGCGGCACGCCGCTGCTGCCGGCGTGGCTGCGGACCATGGGCGTCAAGATCGGGCGCGGCGTGTGGCTGGAGACGTACTGGCTGCCCGAGTCGGACCTGGTGAGCCTCGGCGACGGCGCGACGATCAACCGCGGCTGTGTCGTGCAGACGCACCTGTTCCACGACCGGATCATGACGATGTCGCCGGTGACCCTGGACGAGGGAGCGACGCTCGGGCCACACGGTATCGTGCTGCCTGGCGCGAGCATCGGCGCGCGGACGACCGTCGGACCTGGTTCCCTGGTGACCCGGGGCGACGCGGTTCCCGCCGACTCGCGCTGGCTGGGTAATCCCATCTCGGCCTGGACGAAGTAG